A window from Streptomyces sp. NBC_00271 encodes these proteins:
- a CDS encoding glycoside hydrolase family 64 protein, with protein MAAATVTTALLTFGAPSDANAAVPTTIPLKFTNNSGRSEPVYIYDLGTLLSTGQQGWADANGTFHAWPAGGNPPTPAPDASITGPVNGQSKTIRMPKFSGRIYFSYGQKLDFRLTTGGLVQPAVQNPSDPNHNILFNWSEYTLNDSGLWINSTQVDMFSAPYAVGVQLADGSTKNTGHLKTGGYTGFFNALRGQPGGWANLIQTRSDGTVLRALAPGHGIEAGALPGTVMDDYVNRVWQKYSSSTLTVTPFTDQPNTKYFGRVSGDVMNFTNSAGAVVTSFQKPDSDSIFGCYKRLDAPNDLVRGPISRTLCAGFNRSTLLTNPNQPDTSSANFYQDTVTNQYARKIHAQMADGKAYAFAFDDVGNYESLVHDGNPQQAYVTLDPFN; from the coding sequence GTGGCTGCGGCCACCGTCACCACGGCGCTTCTCACGTTCGGCGCCCCCTCTGACGCGAACGCGGCCGTCCCCACGACGATCCCACTCAAGTTCACGAACAACTCCGGCCGCAGCGAACCCGTTTACATCTACGACCTCGGAACACTCCTCTCGACGGGCCAGCAGGGCTGGGCCGACGCGAACGGCACGTTCCACGCCTGGCCCGCCGGCGGCAATCCGCCGACGCCCGCGCCCGACGCCTCGATCACGGGACCGGTCAACGGCCAGTCGAAGACGATCCGGATGCCCAAGTTCTCCGGCCGGATCTACTTCTCCTACGGCCAGAAACTCGACTTCCGCCTGACCACCGGCGGTCTGGTGCAGCCGGCCGTGCAGAACCCGAGCGACCCCAACCACAACATCCTCTTCAACTGGTCCGAGTACACGCTCAACGACTCCGGGCTGTGGATCAACAGCACACAGGTCGACATGTTCTCGGCCCCGTACGCCGTCGGGGTCCAGCTCGCCGATGGGAGCACCAAGAACACCGGCCACCTCAAAACGGGCGGCTACACCGGGTTCTTCAACGCCCTGCGCGGCCAGCCGGGCGGCTGGGCCAATCTGATCCAGACCCGGTCCGACGGCACCGTCCTGCGGGCGCTGGCTCCCGGCCACGGCATCGAGGCGGGCGCGCTGCCAGGCACCGTCATGGACGACTACGTCAACCGCGTGTGGCAGAAGTACAGTTCGTCGACGCTGACGGTGACGCCGTTCACCGATCAGCCGAACACGAAGTACTTCGGGCGGGTCTCCGGTGACGTCATGAACTTCACCAACAGCGCCGGAGCGGTCGTCACCAGCTTCCAGAAGCCCGACTCGGACAGCATCTTCGGTTGCTACAAGCGGCTGGACGCCCCCAACGACCTGGTACGCGGCCCCATTTCACGGACCCTGTGCGCGGGATTCAACCGCTCAACCCTGCTCACCAACCCCAACCAGCCGGACACGAGCTCGGCGAACTTCTACCAGGACACGGTGACCAACCAGTACGCCCGCAAGATCCACGCGCAGATGGCCGACGGCAAGGCCTACGCGTTCGCCTTCGACGACGTCGGCAACTACGAGTCCCTCGTCCACGACGGCAACCCCCAACAGGCGTACGTCACGCTGGACCCGTTCAACTGA
- a CDS encoding NAD(P)H-dependent oxidoreductase yields MSVRILALVGSLRAGSHNRQLAEAAIKLAPEGAEIELFEGLAEVPFYNEDLDVEGKVPAAAIALREAAGRADAFLLFSPEYNGTITAVLKNAIDWLSRPYGASAFTGKAAVVVGTAFGQFGGVWAQDEARKALGIAGATVLEDVKLSVPGSVTRFAETHPVDDAEVAAQLTEVVARLHSQVGTASAS; encoded by the coding sequence ATGTCCGTACGCATCCTCGCGCTCGTCGGCAGCCTTCGCGCCGGCTCCCACAACCGTCAGCTCGCGGAGGCGGCCATCAAGCTCGCCCCCGAGGGCGCGGAGATCGAGCTGTTCGAGGGGCTCGCCGAGGTCCCGTTCTACAACGAGGACCTCGACGTCGAGGGCAAGGTGCCGGCCGCCGCCATCGCCCTGCGCGAGGCCGCGGGCCGCGCCGACGCCTTTCTGCTCTTCTCGCCGGAGTACAACGGCACGATCACGGCCGTCCTGAAGAACGCCATCGACTGGCTGTCGCGTCCGTACGGCGCCAGCGCCTTCACCGGTAAGGCCGCCGTCGTGGTCGGCACCGCGTTCGGTCAGTTCGGTGGCGTCTGGGCGCAGGACGAGGCCCGCAAGGCCCTGGGCATCGCGGGTGCCACCGTCCTCGAGGACGTCAAGCTCTCCGTTCCCGGCTCCGTGACCCGCTTCGCCGAGACCCACCCGGTCGACGACGCCGAGGTCGCCGCCCAGCTCACCGAGGTCGTCGCCCGTCTGCACAGCCAGGTCGGCACCGCCAGCGCCTCCTGA
- a CDS encoding DinB family protein — MIDEFAKDNLHGRLRRDRKALLWKLDGLSEYDARRPLTATGTNLLGLVKHVATVEARYFGEVFDRPSPEPLPRWQDSDGSDLWATEDETRDQIIGFYRRTWEHSDATINELPLDALGHVPWWPEPYADTNLFAVMVHVLGESIRHAGHADILREGLDGRTGLRAEHEQQIDEEARAAYCAKIEQAARSAAPIKA, encoded by the coding sequence ATGATCGATGAATTCGCGAAAGACAACCTGCACGGAAGACTGCGGCGGGACCGCAAGGCGCTGCTCTGGAAACTCGACGGCTTGTCCGAATACGACGCCCGCAGACCTTTGACAGCGACCGGGACCAACCTCCTCGGCCTGGTCAAACACGTGGCCACCGTCGAGGCCAGGTACTTCGGTGAGGTCTTCGACCGTCCTTCCCCGGAACCGCTGCCCCGGTGGCAGGACTCCGACGGCAGCGATCTGTGGGCGACCGAGGACGAGACCCGCGATCAGATCATCGGGTTCTACCGGCGCACGTGGGAACACTCGGACGCGACGATCAACGAGCTTCCCCTCGACGCCCTCGGCCACGTGCCGTGGTGGCCGGAGCCTTATGCCGACACGAACCTGTTCGCCGTCATGGTCCATGTCCTCGGCGAGTCCATCCGCCATGCCGGGCACGCCGATATCCTGCGCGAGGGCCTCGACGGCCGGACCGGGTTGCGCGCCGAACACGAGCAGCAGATCGACGAGGAAGCCCGTGCGGCCTACTGCGCGAAGATCGAGCAGGCCGCCAGGTCGGCCGCACCGATCAAGGCTTAG
- a CDS encoding sugar transferase, whose protein sequence is MRQGGIVGPYPSARGRLADGAISQPAIEWEQRYRRTVIISDTVATAFVVAAIGDFFGARDAANWHEKWGILAFGTQLLVLGALAVSRSWSPAVLGQGAEEFRRLGRSLFTATVVLALGGIALTSRNIKLWIFVAIPAIALVTMTERYLLRLWLHKQRNEGRCLRPVLAAGSPATVRDLINRTRKLPHLGWRVEAVCTTDGRGLDGDQGGLDGDQLDGVPVIGLLEDVAKHVRHDGYRVVAVTPDPHWSPDRLQRLAWNLEGSDAEMIVAPVLMEVAGPRLHVDAVLGIPLLRVSMPTFTGGRRAIKGVVDRMGAAILLMLFAPLMVLVGLLVLVDSRGGVLYRQRRVGKDGREFTIVKFRTMVAGAHGARAQLTDRNEGAGLLFKLRRDPRVTRVGAVLRRYSLDELPQLFNVLTGSMSLVGPRPPLPEECAAYDPDIRRRLLVKPGLTGLWQISGRSDLPWEEAVRLDLRYVEDWSLALDTVILWKTLRAVLHGQGAY, encoded by the coding sequence GTGCGGCAGGGGGGAATAGTCGGCCCTTATCCGTCGGCGCGCGGGCGTCTGGCGGACGGGGCAATCAGCCAGCCCGCGATCGAATGGGAGCAGCGGTACAGACGTACCGTGATCATCAGTGACACCGTGGCCACCGCCTTCGTGGTGGCGGCGATCGGCGACTTCTTCGGGGCCCGGGACGCGGCCAACTGGCATGAGAAGTGGGGAATTCTCGCCTTCGGCACCCAACTGCTGGTGCTGGGAGCGCTCGCGGTGAGCCGGTCGTGGTCTCCGGCCGTACTCGGCCAGGGCGCCGAGGAATTCCGCCGACTCGGACGCTCACTGTTCACGGCGACCGTCGTCCTGGCACTCGGCGGGATCGCCCTGACCTCGCGCAACATCAAGCTCTGGATCTTCGTCGCGATCCCCGCGATCGCGCTCGTCACCATGACCGAGCGGTATCTGCTCCGCCTCTGGCTGCACAAACAGCGCAACGAAGGACGCTGCCTGAGACCGGTGCTCGCTGCCGGGAGCCCGGCCACCGTGCGCGACCTGATCAACCGAACCCGCAAGCTCCCGCACCTCGGCTGGCGGGTGGAGGCGGTGTGCACGACGGACGGCCGCGGGCTCGACGGCGACCAAGGCGGGCTCGACGGCGACCAGTTGGACGGAGTGCCGGTCATCGGCCTGCTGGAGGATGTCGCCAAGCACGTCCGCCACGACGGCTACCGCGTCGTCGCGGTCACACCGGACCCGCACTGGTCACCGGACCGGCTGCAGCGGCTGGCCTGGAACCTCGAAGGCAGCGACGCCGAGATGATCGTGGCCCCCGTGCTGATGGAGGTGGCCGGCCCGCGGCTGCACGTCGACGCGGTGCTCGGGATACCGCTGCTGCGGGTCAGCATGCCGACCTTCACCGGAGGCCGCCGGGCGATCAAGGGGGTCGTCGATCGGATGGGCGCGGCGATCCTGCTGATGCTGTTCGCGCCGCTGATGGTCCTCGTCGGGCTGCTCGTCCTGGTGGACAGCCGGGGCGGGGTCTTATACCGCCAGCGCAGGGTCGGCAAGGACGGCCGCGAGTTCACCATCGTCAAGTTCCGCACCATGGTCGCCGGGGCCCACGGGGCACGTGCCCAGTTGACCGACCGCAACGAGGGCGCGGGCCTGCTGTTCAAGCTCCGCCGGGATCCGCGGGTGACCCGGGTGGGAGCAGTGCTGCGCCGGTACTCGCTCGACGAGCTCCCACAGCTCTTCAACGTGCTGACCGGATCGATGTCGCTCGTCGGACCGCGGCCTCCGCTACCGGAGGAGTGCGCCGCGTACGACCCGGACATCCGGCGGCGGCTGCTGGTCAAGCCCGGGCTCACCGGCCTGTGGCAGATCAGCGGACGCAGCGACCTGCCGTGGGAGGAGGCCGTCCGCCTCGACCTGCGGTACGTGGAGGACTGGTCGCTCGCCCTGGACACAGTGATCTTGTGGAAGACGCTGCGTGCCGTGCTCCACGGGCAGGGGGCCTACTGA
- a CDS encoding sensor histidine kinase, with translation MQLTTWLQLVLGRPFRRAGHRTALVAAGLPLHLAVVPLWLWLLGTMAALVPAATPLPVLLTLVALPVLLTLVVTPLLTLGQRRRYRALVGKDLPRPAVPGPGRNWKSAVRRLTTRALWRQVCYHAVAGPLLAVLDLAVLAVWAVALVAASIYVWIWALPPQWRVTDVGYTTQAAYITAGGLALLFLEPRLTGALVRLETRAAEVLLGPSRTEKLARRVADLAESRAGVLDAADAERRRIERDLHDGAQQRLVSLAVNLGLARATLGDLPADARKVIDEAHREAKEAIAELNNLVRGLHPAVLEDRGLDAALSGVAARLPIPVRVAVDLSQRPSPTVEAVAYFVVSEALTNVVKHAQATRADVTVERIGETLLVVVADDGAGGADLAAAGGGTGLAGLAKRVASVDGTFSCRSPAGGPTVITVELPCAP, from the coding sequence ATGCAACTCACGACGTGGCTGCAGCTGGTACTGGGCCGGCCGTTCCGCAGGGCGGGACACCGGACCGCGCTCGTCGCCGCCGGCCTGCCGCTCCACCTCGCCGTGGTGCCACTGTGGCTCTGGCTGCTCGGCACGATGGCGGCGTTGGTGCCGGCCGCGACTCCGCTGCCCGTGCTGCTCACGCTCGTGGCGCTGCCCGTGCTGCTCACGCTCGTGGTGACACCCCTGCTGACCCTCGGGCAGCGGCGGCGCTACCGGGCGCTCGTCGGCAAGGACCTCCCGCGCCCCGCCGTACCCGGGCCGGGACGCAACTGGAAGTCGGCGGTGCGCCGGCTGACCACGCGGGCCTTGTGGCGGCAGGTCTGCTACCACGCCGTGGCGGGTCCGCTGCTCGCCGTCCTGGACCTCGCCGTCCTCGCCGTCTGGGCCGTCGCTCTCGTGGCCGCCTCCATCTACGTGTGGATCTGGGCGCTGCCCCCGCAGTGGCGGGTCACCGACGTCGGGTACACCACGCAGGCCGCGTACATCACCGCCGGCGGCCTCGCCCTGCTGTTCCTCGAGCCCCGGCTGACCGGCGCTCTGGTGCGGCTGGAGACCCGGGCGGCCGAGGTCCTGCTCGGCCCCAGCCGCACGGAGAAGCTGGCCCGCCGGGTCGCCGACCTCGCCGAGAGCCGGGCCGGTGTGCTCGACGCCGCCGACGCCGAGCGGCGGCGGATCGAGCGCGACCTGCACGACGGCGCGCAGCAGCGCCTCGTCTCACTCGCCGTCAACCTGGGCCTGGCCAGGGCCACCCTCGGCGACCTGCCGGCGGACGCCCGCAAGGTGATCGACGAGGCGCACCGCGAGGCGAAGGAGGCGATCGCCGAGCTGAACAACCTGGTGCGCGGCCTGCATCCGGCCGTCCTTGAGGACCGCGGCCTCGACGCCGCGCTGTCCGGGGTCGCCGCCCGCCTCCCGATCCCGGTGCGCGTGGCGGTGGACCTGTCGCAGCGCCCCTCACCCACGGTCGAGGCCGTCGCGTACTTCGTGGTCTCCGAGGCCCTGACGAACGTGGTCAAACACGCCCAGGCGACCCGGGCGGACGTGACCGTGGAGCGGATCGGGGAGACACTGCTGGTGGTCGTCGCGGACGACGGCGCGGGCGGCGCGGATCTCGCGGCGGCCGGCGGTGGCACCGGGCTCGCCGGGCTCGCCAAGCGCGTCGCGTCCGTCGACGGCACGTTCTCCTGCCGCAGCCCCGCCGGGGGGCCGACCGTCATCACCGTGGAGCTGCCGTGCGCGCCGTGA
- a CDS encoding class I SAM-dependent methyltransferase gives MHRITTAPVAPIPARTRWAVAAGAGAALAAAWWLGDTASYPYAQRGLLDVPLPFLTADRMDAVLQPRPGERILEIGPGTGLQSLHVAPQLGPEGRLDVLDIQQEMLDHVMCRAERDGLATIRPTRSDARELPYADGTFDAVYAVTALGEIPEPDRVLREAARVLAPGGRLVIGEFFDRHWIPFGRLHRLADAAGLHLTERRGPSPAYLARFRPCGAHAPVRQGKHLADGDRDTNDGEA, from the coding sequence ATGCACCGCATCACCACCGCCCCCGTCGCCCCGATCCCGGCCCGGACCCGCTGGGCGGTCGCCGCCGGCGCGGGCGCCGCGTTGGCCGCCGCCTGGTGGCTGGGCGACACGGCGTCCTATCCGTACGCCCAACGCGGCCTCCTCGACGTGCCGTTGCCGTTCCTGACAGCCGACCGGATGGACGCCGTACTGCAACCGCGGCCGGGGGAGCGGATCCTGGAGATCGGCCCGGGGACGGGCCTGCAGTCGCTGCACGTCGCCCCGCAGCTCGGGCCGGAGGGACGGCTCGATGTGCTCGACATCCAGCAGGAGATGCTCGACCACGTGATGTGCCGCGCCGAGCGCGACGGCCTGGCGACGATCAGGCCCACCCGCTCGGACGCACGTGAACTGCCCTACGCCGACGGGACATTCGACGCCGTATACGCCGTGACCGCGCTCGGCGAGATCCCCGAGCCTGATCGGGTACTGCGCGAGGCGGCACGGGTGCTGGCACCAGGCGGGCGGCTGGTGATCGGCGAGTTCTTCGACCGGCACTGGATCCCCTTCGGCCGACTGCACCGGCTCGCCGACGCCGCCGGCCTCCACCTGACCGAGCGCCGCGGCCCAAGCCCGGCATACCTCGCCCGCTTCCGACCCTGCGGAGCCCACGCGCCCGTTCGCCAGGGCAAGCACCTCGCCGACGGCGACCGGGACACCAACGACGGGGAAGCGTGA
- a CDS encoding TetR/AcrR family transcriptional regulator, protein MSTPLPPFPKGQEPSGAPVPLELTVGPAAPQLRADAARNRARLLEAATRLVEEHGVANVTMEAVAAAASVGKGTVFRRFGDRTGLLMALLDHTEQQFQAAFLSGPPPLGPGASPADRLHAFGCRVLREIHDRLDLYIAAEPDASRRFSSAPYRVRFTHVAMLLREAVPGADGVLLAQTLMGYLEPALIHHLTRQCGMPLERLESGWHDLVKRTTCPVPD, encoded by the coding sequence ATGTCCACCCCACTTCCGCCCTTCCCGAAGGGGCAGGAACCCTCGGGAGCCCCGGTCCCGCTGGAGCTGACCGTCGGGCCCGCCGCGCCGCAGCTCCGCGCCGATGCCGCACGCAACCGCGCCCGGCTGCTGGAGGCTGCCACCCGCCTGGTGGAGGAGCACGGGGTCGCCAATGTGACCATGGAGGCCGTCGCCGCCGCGGCCTCGGTGGGCAAGGGAACCGTCTTCCGGCGCTTCGGTGACCGCACCGGCCTGCTGATGGCCCTGCTCGACCACACCGAGCAGCAGTTCCAGGCCGCTTTCCTCAGCGGCCCGCCACCTCTCGGCCCCGGCGCGTCACCGGCGGACCGTCTGCACGCCTTCGGCTGCCGGGTCCTGCGCGAGATCCACGACCGGCTCGACCTGTACATCGCCGCCGAGCCGGACGCCTCCCGCCGCTTCAGCTCCGCCCCGTACCGCGTCCGCTTCACCCACGTCGCCATGCTCCTGCGCGAGGCCGTGCCCGGCGCGGACGGCGTTCTCCTCGCCCAGACCCTCATGGGCTACCTGGAACCCGCCCTGATCCACCACCTGACGCGGCAGTGCGGGATGCCCCTCGAACGCCTGGAGTCCGGCTGGCACGACCTCGTGAAGCGGACCACCTGCCCGGTGCCCGACTAG
- a CDS encoding IS701 family transposase has protein sequence MIDERAVEIWNDELEELFLRTGHRFRRVEPRRRMRDYIRGLLGPVGRKNGWQLAEYAGHRTPDRLQRLLNGARWDADELRDDLQHYVAERLGEPDGILILDDTGFLKKGTTSAGVQRQYSGTAGRTENCQIGVFAAYATTRGRALVDRELYLPKTWTDDRDRCRAAHIPNERTFATKPDLAKAMVLRAIASPLPIAWVTADAAYGQEWRLRHMLEETSLGYVLAVPKSQQVPHFGRIDHLFSQAPDEAWERHSCGDGAKGPRVYHWAALQITPIEDFDDEMPTHQRWALARRSISKPEEIAYYLAYAPLGTTIEHLVRVAGTRWAIEEAFQAAKNECGLDQYEVRRYTGWMRHITLAMLAHAFLAVMAVDAAAKGAAETVPASRPSPWQKFGGSWQLATHPSPFTSPSSAHAR, from the coding sequence GTGATCGACGAGCGTGCAGTTGAGATCTGGAACGACGAACTCGAGGAACTGTTCCTGCGTACCGGCCACCGCTTCAGGCGTGTCGAGCCGCGTCGCCGGATGCGTGACTACATCCGTGGACTACTGGGCCCGGTCGGCCGCAAAAACGGCTGGCAGCTGGCCGAATACGCCGGACACCGCACACCCGACCGCCTCCAGCGGCTTCTCAACGGCGCCCGCTGGGACGCCGATGAGCTCCGCGACGACCTCCAGCACTACGTAGCCGAACGGCTCGGCGAGCCCGACGGGATCCTCATCCTCGACGACACCGGCTTCCTCAAGAAGGGCACCACCTCGGCCGGCGTGCAGCGCCAGTACTCCGGCACCGCCGGCCGCACCGAGAACTGCCAGATCGGCGTGTTCGCCGCCTACGCCACCACCCGTGGACGCGCCCTGGTGGACCGGGAGTTGTACCTGCCCAAGACCTGGACCGACGACCGCGACCGCTGCCGCGCCGCCCACATCCCCAACGAGCGGACTTTCGCCACCAAACCCGACCTGGCCAAGGCCATGGTGCTGCGGGCGATCGCCTCACCGCTGCCGATCGCATGGGTGACCGCGGACGCCGCCTACGGCCAGGAATGGCGGCTGCGCCACATGCTGGAGGAGACCAGCCTGGGGTATGTACTCGCGGTTCCCAAGTCCCAGCAGGTGCCCCACTTCGGACGCATCGACCACCTCTTCTCCCAAGCACCCGACGAAGCGTGGGAGAGGCATTCGTGCGGTGACGGTGCCAAGGGCCCGCGCGTCTACCACTGGGCCGCCCTGCAGATCACGCCCATCGAGGACTTCGACGACGAGATGCCCACCCACCAGCGGTGGGCACTGGCCCGCCGCAGCATCAGCAAGCCCGAAGAGATCGCCTACTACCTCGCCTACGCACCGCTCGGCACCACCATCGAGCACCTGGTCCGCGTCGCCGGGACGCGCTGGGCCATCGAGGAAGCCTTCCAGGCCGCGAAGAACGAATGCGGCCTCGACCAGTACGAAGTCCGCCGCTACACCGGCTGGATGCGGCACATCACCCTGGCCATGCTGGCGCATGCCTTTCTGGCCGTCATGGCCGTCGACGCCGCGGCAAAAGGGGCAGCAGAAACGGTTCCTGCCTCGCGCCCCTCACCGTGGCAGAAATTCGGCGGCTCCTGGCAACTGGCCACTCATCCATCGCCGTTCACCAGCCCCTCATCAGCGCACGCGCGTTGA
- a CDS encoding response regulator transcription factor, whose translation MRAVIAEDSLLLRIGVVKVLEAAGFEMCAQVADAEGLLAAVEEHRPDIAVVDVRMPPGFTDEGVRAALVIRRQYPRTAVLLLSQYVEERYAADLLAANTSGVGYLLKQRVADVEEFAEAVRRVAAGGTALDPQVVAQLLVRRHSDPLDRLTPREREVLELMAGGRSNSGVAAELVVSESAVAKHINSIFTKLDLPKADADHRRVLAVLRFLGVATA comes from the coding sequence GTGCGCGCCGTGATCGCCGAGGATTCCCTCTTGCTGCGCATCGGCGTGGTCAAGGTGCTGGAGGCGGCCGGCTTCGAGATGTGCGCGCAAGTCGCCGACGCGGAAGGGCTGCTGGCGGCCGTCGAGGAGCACCGTCCCGACATCGCCGTGGTCGACGTGCGCATGCCGCCCGGCTTCACCGACGAGGGAGTGCGCGCCGCGCTGGTGATCCGCCGCCAGTACCCGCGTACCGCCGTGCTCCTGCTGTCGCAGTACGTGGAGGAGCGGTACGCCGCCGATCTGCTCGCCGCCAACACCTCGGGCGTCGGCTATCTGCTCAAGCAACGGGTCGCCGACGTCGAGGAGTTCGCCGAGGCGGTACGCCGGGTGGCGGCCGGCGGCACCGCGCTCGACCCGCAGGTCGTCGCGCAGCTGCTGGTGCGCCGGCACAGCGATCCGCTCGACCGGCTGACACCGCGCGAGCGGGAGGTGCTGGAGCTGATGGCGGGCGGCCGGTCCAACTCCGGCGTCGCCGCCGAGCTGGTCGTGAGCGAGAGCGCGGTCGCCAAGCACATCAACAGCATCTTCACCAAGCTCGACCTGCCCAAGGCCGACGCCGACCACCGCCGCGTCCTAGCGGTGCTGCGCTTCCTGGGCGTTGCGACCGCATAG
- a CDS encoding AIM24 family protein, translating into MKGDLFSSDHMVQPAVTPGMTIQNAKSIKYAVNGDMLARQGAMIAYRGNLQFERKGQGVGGMLKRAVTGEGLPLMTVRGQGEAWFAHEAQNCFIIDIEPGDLFTVNGRNVLCFDSTLSYDIKTVKGAGVTGGGIFNSVFSGHGRLGLICEGNPLVIPVSPQQPVYVDTDAVVGWTAQLHTSLHRSQSIGSMIRGGSGEAVQLKLEGDGLVVVRPSEATPQKAQQH; encoded by the coding sequence ATGAAGGGTGATCTCTTTTCCAGTGACCACATGGTGCAGCCCGCCGTCACGCCGGGCATGACCATCCAGAACGCCAAGTCGATCAAGTACGCCGTCAACGGCGACATGCTCGCGCGCCAGGGGGCGATGATCGCCTACCGGGGGAATCTGCAGTTCGAGCGCAAGGGCCAGGGCGTGGGCGGCATGCTCAAGCGGGCGGTCACCGGTGAGGGACTGCCGCTGATGACGGTGCGCGGACAGGGCGAGGCCTGGTTCGCGCACGAGGCGCAGAACTGCTTCATCATCGACATCGAGCCGGGCGACCTGTTCACCGTGAACGGGCGCAACGTCCTGTGCTTCGACTCCACGCTGTCGTACGACATAAAGACCGTGAAGGGCGCGGGCGTCACCGGCGGCGGCATCTTCAACAGCGTCTTCAGCGGTCACGGCAGACTGGGGCTGATCTGCGAGGGCAACCCGCTGGTGATACCCGTCTCGCCGCAGCAGCCGGTGTACGTCGACACGGACGCGGTCGTCGGCTGGACCGCGCAGCTCCACACCTCTCTGCACCGCTCGCAGTCGATCGGTTCGATGATCCGCGGCGGCTCGGGCGAGGCCGTGCAGCTGAAGCTGGAGGGCGACGGCCTGGTCGTCGTACGGCCGAGTGAGGCGACTCCGCAGAAGGCACAGCAGCACTGA